GCGCAGCCGTATTGGGCTTTTTGTTTCGGTTGCTGATGGCATTCATGATCTGGTTTTCCATATCTAAACTGAATTTGAGATTATTTAAGAGTACGCCGACATTTGGGCATTGAGATAGATAATTTTTACGTACGTTAGTGTAGACGTTGGCGCCACCATAGTTAGGGCCGAAGAAGTCATCGCCACCCGCGAGGTATTCCATATCGATTTTGCTGTTCATTGGGTGCGGCGCCCAGCCAAGATAAACGATCCATTGATTACGGCGTACCGCTCGAGTGACTTGTGAGACCATCCCAGCTTCACTGGACTCTACGAGTCGGAAATCTTTCAGTCCAAAGGCATCTTGATCGATCATGCTTTGTAGTAAGCGATTGCCATCGTTTCCAGGTTCAATCCCATAAATTCGATCGTTAAATTTATCCGCATTTTTAGCGATATCAGCAAAAGTTTTGACTCCTGCATCGTAAACATATTTAGGGACAGCTAAAGTATATTTAGCTCCTTCTAGGTTAGCTCGAACGGTTTCAACCTTGCCTGATTCACGGTATTTTTTGATGTCATTTTCCATGGTTGGCATCCAGTTACCGAGAAAGACATCGATATCACCATTGGCCATTGAAGAATAGGTCACGGGTACGGAGAGTAATTCCGTTTCAGTTTGGTATCCCATGCCTTGCAATAATTGAGTTGTAACCGCAGTGGTGGCCGTGATATCGGTCCAACCAACATCAGAGAATCGAACCGTTTCACACTGATTGGCGGCGTAAGCATTAAAAGTGGTTAGGCTGGTGAGTCCTAATGCGTATAGTGCAGTTTTTTTAAGTGACATAATCATTCCTTGTAATTAGTTACTTGTTTTATCGTTTTTTGTGGTCTTGATTATTT
The Vibrio gangliei genome window above contains:
- a CDS encoding choline ABC transporter substrate-binding protein, giving the protein MSLKKTALYALGLTSLTTFNAYAANQCETVRFSDVGWTDITATTAVTTQLLQGMGYQTETELLSVPVTYSSMANGDIDVFLGNWMPTMENDIKKYRESGKVETVRANLEGAKYTLAVPKYVYDAGVKTFADIAKNADKFNDRIYGIEPGNDGNRLLQSMIDQDAFGLKDFRLVESSEAGMVSQVTRAVRRNQWIVYLGWAPHPMNSKIDMEYLAGGDDFFGPNYGGANVYTNVRKNYLSQCPNVGVLLNNLKFSLDMENQIMNAISNRNKKPNTAAREWLSQHPEQIKTWLKNVKTLDGEPAALAVITYLKQSAQ